From the Rhodothalassiaceae bacterium genome, one window contains:
- a CDS encoding hypothetical protein (possible pseudo, frameshifted), with protein MTKWVYLFGGGRTEGSAEARELLGGKGANLAEMARIGLPVPPGFTITTEACRFFYARGGALPEGLEDQVAAGLEHVEGIVGRRFGDPANPLLVSVRSGARVSMPGMMDTVLNLGLNDETVAGLARAAGNERFAWDSYRRFIQMYGDVVLGIDHHLFEEAIENRKLDKGVVDDIDLDAADWQRLVARFKEIVEAETGAPFPQDPHAQLWGAIRAVFESWNSERAKVYRRLHRIPDDWGTAVNVQAMVFGNLGARSATGVAFTRNPATGAKEIYGEFLVNAQGEDVVAGIRTPQHLTRAAREAAGDEAPSMEEAMPEVFAELAGLMERLERHYRDMQDIEFTVEEGRLWLLQTRAGKRTARAAIRIAVDLAEEGLIPREEAVLRVEPERSTSCSIPPSIPTPSAR; from the coding sequence ATGACGAAGTGGGTGTATCTGTTCGGCGGCGGGCGGACCGAGGGTTCGGCCGAGGCCCGCGAGCTGCTCGGCGGCAAGGGCGCCAATCTCGCCGAGATGGCGCGCATCGGCCTGCCGGTGCCGCCCGGTTTCACGATCACGACCGAGGCCTGCCGCTTCTTCTATGCCCGCGGCGGCGCCCTGCCCGAGGGACTGGAAGACCAGGTGGCGGCGGGGCTCGAGCATGTCGAGGGGATCGTCGGGCGCCGCTTCGGGGATCCGGCCAATCCGCTGCTCGTCTCGGTGCGTTCGGGCGCGCGGGTGTCCATGCCGGGGATGATGGACACGGTGCTCAACCTCGGGCTCAACGACGAGACCGTGGCGGGCCTTGCGCGCGCGGCCGGCAACGAGCGCTTCGCCTGGGATTCCTACCGCCGCTTCATCCAGATGTACGGCGATGTCGTGCTCGGCATCGATCACCACCTCTTCGAGGAGGCGATCGAGAACCGCAAGCTCGACAAGGGGGTGGTCGACGACATCGATCTGGATGCCGCGGACTGGCAGCGGCTCGTCGCCCGCTTCAAGGAGATCGTCGAGGCCGAGACCGGCGCGCCCTTTCCGCAGGACCCGCACGCCCAGTTGTGGGGGGCGATCCGCGCCGTGTTCGAATCCTGGAACAGCGAGCGGGCGAAGGTCTACCGCCGGCTCCACCGGATTCCGGACGACTGGGGCACGGCCGTCAACGTCCAGGCGATGGTGTTCGGCAATCTCGGCGCGCGCTCGGCCACGGGGGTCGCCTTCACGCGCAACCCCGCGACCGGCGCAAAGGAGATATACGGCGAGTTCCTCGTCAACGCCCAGGGCGAGGACGTGGTCGCCGGCATCCGCACGCCCCAGCATCTCACGCGCGCCGCGCGCGAGGCGGCCGGTGACGAGGCGCCGTCCATGGAGGAGGCGATGCCGGAGGTCTTCGCCGAGCTCGCCGGCCTGATGGAGCGGCTCGAGCGCCACTACCGCGACATGCAGGACATCGAGTTCACGGTGGAGGAGGGCCGGCTCTGGCTCCTGCAGACGCGCGCCGGCAAGCGCACGGCACGGGCCGCCATCCGGATCGCCGTGGATCTGGCGGAGGAGGGGCTGATCCCGCGCGAGGAGGCGGTGCTCAGAGTCGAGCCCGAGCGCTCGACCAGCTGCTCCATCCCACCCTCGATCCCGACGCCGAGCGCGAGGTGA
- a CDS encoding hypothetical protein (possible pseudo, frameshifted) yields MIARGLPASPGAASGIVAFTADEAERLAREGRDVILVRAETSPEDIHGMHAARGILTSRGGMTSHAAVVARGMGRPCVVGAGAIFVDPSEGRFSVGGRIVRAGEEITIDGTTGEVMLGRIPTRAPELSGEFAVLMRWADGLRRMGVRANAETPADAATARRFGAEGIGLARTEHMFFEPDRIPVVREMILAASRAERERALAKLLPFQRADFLAIFREMAGLPVTIRLLDPPLHEFLPKEEAEFEEVARASGFDVAELKRRTAELAEANPMLGHRGCRLAVTYPEIAEMQTRAILEAAIALKRDEGAEVLPEIMVPLVADAAELAFVRERIVATAEAVFAEQGMRIAYHVGTMIELPRAALTADRIAEHAEFFSFGTNDLTQMTWGLSRDDAARFLPVYLEQKILPADPFSSLDEAGVAELVRIGAERGRARRPDLKLGICGEHGGDPASIAICERIGLDYVSCSPYRVPIARLAAAQAAIRAGRARPEQARVAKG; encoded by the coding sequence GTGATCGCGCGCGGTCTGCCCGCCTCGCCCGGGGCGGCGAGCGGCATCGTCGCGTTCACCGCCGACGAGGCCGAGCGGCTCGCGCGCGAGGGGCGCGACGTCATCCTCGTGCGCGCCGAAACCAGCCCGGAGGACATCCACGGCATGCACGCGGCGCGCGGGATCCTGACCAGCCGCGGCGGCATGACGAGCCATGCGGCGGTGGTGGCCCGGGGCATGGGCCGGCCCTGCGTGGTGGGGGCGGGCGCGATCTTCGTCGACCCGTCCGAGGGGCGCTTCAGCGTCGGCGGCCGGATCGTGCGGGCCGGAGAGGAGATCACCATCGACGGCACGACCGGCGAGGTGATGCTGGGCCGGATTCCGACCCGCGCGCCGGAGCTGTCCGGCGAGTTCGCGGTGCTCATGCGCTGGGCCGACGGCCTGCGCCGCATGGGCGTGCGCGCCAATGCCGAAACGCCCGCCGATGCGGCCACCGCGCGGCGCTTCGGGGCCGAGGGCATCGGCCTGGCGCGCACCGAGCACATGTTCTTCGAACCCGACCGCATCCCCGTCGTGCGCGAGATGATTCTGGCCGCAAGCCGCGCCGAACGCGAGCGCGCGCTCGCCAAGCTCCTGCCCTTCCAGCGCGCCGATTTCCTCGCGATCTTCCGGGAGATGGCGGGGCTGCCGGTGACCATCCGCCTGCTCGATCCGCCGCTCCACGAATTCCTGCCGAAGGAGGAGGCGGAGTTCGAGGAGGTGGCCCGCGCGAGCGGCTTCGACGTCGCCGAGCTCAAGCGCCGCACGGCGGAGCTCGCGGAGGCCAATCCCATGCTCGGCCACCGCGGCTGCCGGCTGGCGGTCACCTATCCGGAGATCGCGGAGATGCAGACGCGGGCCATCCTCGAGGCGGCGATCGCGCTCAAGCGCGACGAGGGTGCCGAGGTGCTGCCCGAGATCATGGTGCCGCTCGTCGCCGATGCGGCCGAGCTCGCCTTCGTGCGCGAACGGATCGTCGCGACGGCCGAGGCCGTCTTCGCCGAGCAGGGCATGCGCATCGCCTACCACGTCGGCACGATGATCGAGCTGCCGCGCGCGGCGCTCACCGCGGACCGCATCGCCGAGCACGCGGAGTTCTTCAGCTTCGGCACCAACGACCTCACCCAGATGACCTGGGGCCTGAGCCGTGACGATGCCGCGCGCTTCCTTCCCGTCTATCTGGAGCAGAAGATCCTGCCGGCCGATCCCTTCTCGAGCCTCGATGAGGCGGGTGTCGCGGAGCTCGTGCGCATCGGCGCCGAAAGGGGTCGCGCGCGCCGGCCGGATCTCAAGCTCGGCATCTGCGGCGAGCATGGCGGCGACCCGGCCTCGATCGCGATCTGCGAGCGGATCGGGCTCGACTATGTTTCCTGCTCGCCCTACCGCGTGCCGATCGCGCGTCTCGCCGCCGCCCAGGCGGCGATCCGCGCGGGGCGGGCGCGGCCGGAGCAGGCGCGGGTCGCAAAGGGCTGA
- a CDS encoding glycosyl transferase family 1, with the protein MHVRLLASYLDKRAGSATFMRALAERLAAAGHRVSVICLGPEGVQAPAGVAHRDFAILPPVRLTAPGLWRLDHAASFAQAGRRIAALAWEPPEAVIASEHSLIRAHARLFPGVPWVYLPHAARPRVADEMAPFFADPLARAVNRRLYDRAQRFALARADAVVRFARPALDAMLAAFAGIRPERALVIPPAVALPAEWSPPRPASPVRLLHVGRLVPDKNVALLIEMLSHVDPEKDFRLDVVGDGPERARLEGLAKAMGLERRVTFHGAVDDVSPFHARADLVVVPSRRESLGLVQIEALAHGRPVLAFDPAAPGVELLGGRIIDHGVTGWLARDEEDFLRILHLLIWNPAPLRPAGRAARRVAEERFSWPRHIARWEELLGELAREADRARPAGLQG; encoded by the coding sequence ATGCATGTGCGGCTGCTCGCCTCCTATCTCGACAAGCGGGCGGGCAGCGCGACCTTCATGCGGGCGCTGGCGGAGCGTCTGGCCGCGGCCGGCCACCGGGTCTCGGTCATCTGTCTGGGGCCCGAGGGCGTGCAAGCCCCTGCCGGTGTGGCGCACCGGGATTTCGCCATCCTGCCACCGGTGCGCCTCACCGCGCCCGGTCTGTGGCGCCTCGACCATGCCGCCTCCTTTGCGCAGGCGGGGAGGCGGATCGCTGCGCTCGCCTGGGAGCCGCCAGAGGCCGTGATCGCCAGCGAGCACAGCCTGATCCGCGCCCACGCGCGGCTCTTTCCGGGCGTGCCGTGGGTCTATCTCCCGCATGCGGCGAGGCCGCGCGTTGCGGACGAGATGGCGCCGTTCTTCGCCGACCCGCTGGCGCGCGCCGTGAACCGCCGCCTGTATGACCGCGCCCAGCGCTTCGCGCTCGCGCGGGCCGATGCCGTGGTGCGGTTTGCGCGCCCGGCGCTGGATGCGATGCTGGCCGCCTTTGCCGGGATCCGCCCCGAACGCGCCCTCGTGATCCCGCCGGCCGTGGCTCTGCCGGCCGAATGGTCGCCGCCGCGCCCCGCAAGTCCGGTGCGGCTGCTCCATGTCGGCAGGCTGGTGCCGGACAAGAACGTCGCGCTTCTCATCGAAATGCTTTCGCATGTGGATCCGGAGAAGGACTTCCGCCTCGATGTCGTCGGCGACGGGCCGGAGCGGGCGCGCCTCGAGGGCCTTGCGAAGGCGATGGGCCTGGAGCGGCGCGTGACCTTCCACGGCGCGGTGGACGACGTCTCGCCCTTCCATGCCCGGGCCGACCTCGTGGTCGTGCCGTCGCGGCGCGAGAGCCTGGGGCTCGTCCAGATCGAGGCGCTCGCCCATGGCCGGCCGGTGCTCGCCTTCGATCCGGCGGCGCCCGGGGTCGAGCTGCTCGGCGGCCGGATCATCGATCACGGGGTGACCGGCTGGCTCGCCCGCGACGAGGAGGACTTCCTGCGCATCCTGCATCTGCTGATCTGGAACCCCGCGCCGCTCAGACCGGCGGGGCGCGCCGCGCGGCGGGTCGCCGAGGAGCGCTTTTCCTGGCCGCGCCACATCGCGCGCTGGGAGGAGCTGCTCGGCGAGCTCGCGCGCGAGGCGGACCGGGCGCGGCCCGCCGGCTTGCAAGGCTGA
- the cobB gene encoding NAD-dependent protein deacylase, with the protein MAKFERIVVLTGAGISAESGLSTFRDEGGLWAKHRIEDVATPEAFLRNPELVQNFYNARRAQLKSVEPNAAHRALAELEAAYPGRVTVITQNVDDLHERAGSRRVIHMHGELKKARCLACDTASPWEEDIRPDSRCPACGAGGRLRPHVVWFGEIPLHLDEIDRELGSCDLFVSIGTSGAVYPAAGFVTQVRALGRAHTVELNLEPSAGSHFFHEARHGPATQLVPAFVEELLNGAG; encoded by the coding sequence ATGGCGAAATTCGAACGGATCGTCGTGTTGACGGGTGCCGGCATCTCCGCGGAGTCGGGGCTTTCCACCTTCCGCGACGAAGGAGGGCTGTGGGCGAAGCACCGCATCGAGGACGTCGCGACCCCCGAGGCCTTCCTGCGCAACCCGGAGCTCGTGCAGAACTTCTACAATGCGCGCCGCGCCCAGCTGAAATCCGTGGAGCCCAACGCGGCGCACCGGGCGCTCGCGGAACTCGAGGCGGCATATCCGGGCCGCGTGACGGTGATCACCCAGAATGTGGACGATCTCCACGAACGCGCCGGCTCGCGCCGGGTGATCCACATGCACGGGGAGCTGAAGAAGGCGCGCTGTCTGGCCTGCGACACCGCCTCGCCGTGGGAAGAAGACATCCGCCCGGACAGCCGCTGTCCGGCCTGCGGGGCCGGCGGACGGCTGCGGCCGCACGTCGTGTGGTTCGGGGAGATCCCGCTTCATCTCGACGAGATCGACCGCGAGCTCGGCAGCTGCGACCTTTTCGTGTCGATCGGGACCTCGGGCGCCGTGTATCCGGCGGCCGGCTTCGTGACCCAGGTGCGCGCGCTGGGCCGGGCGCATACGGTCGAGCTCAATCTCGAGCCCTCGGCCGGCTCGCACTTCTTTCACGAGGCGCGTCACGGCCCGGCGACGCAGCTCGTGCCGGCCTTCGTCGAGGAACTGCTGAACGGGGCGGGGTGA
- the glyS gene encoding glycine--tRNA ligase beta subunit, whose amino-acid sequence MPELVFEILSEEIPARFQQDAARRLKQDLERALTEARLGFATVTTEVTPRRLAAFVEGLAARQPDIAEERRGPREGAPHEALEGFARAAGVAVGDLVVKETPKGRFHFATVREEGRPAAEVLAELLPALIRDFAWPKAMRWGDGSLRWVRPIRGILAVLDGRPVSFALDGVAAGNTTTGHRFHAPAPIAVTSAAQYRKALADAHVRLSFADRIEAIADGARRLCAEAGLQLVEDDGLLAENAGLAEWPVAMPGRFDEAFLRLPEEVLVTAMARHQKVFATRDPGSGRLAPAFVFVADRDPARADAAAITRGNERVLAARLADARFFWEQDLKTPLEDRLPQLAEIVFHERLGSLLERVKRIEALAAGIAQEYLPGTDVALVRRAARLAKCDLVTGMVGEFPELQGVMGRYYALAQGEPEAVADAIAEHYAPKGPADRCPSAPVSVAVALAEKIDTLVGFFGIGLPPTGSKDPFALRRAALGVIRLIVENDLRLPLGAVLERARALYHVPLPAFDQAALIAFFAERIKVQSRERGVRHDLIDAVFAASADDDLVRLLRRVEALAALIESEDGANLLTGYRRAANILRIEERRDGRIYREPPDPSLFAAEEERALAVALAAARGEAGAALAAEDFTGAMRALARLRPVVDAFFDHVTVNAEDPALRENRLRLLNAVREAVDAVADFSKIEGDATTRREEPAAAGSG is encoded by the coding sequence ATGCCTGAGCTCGTCTTCGAGATCCTCTCCGAGGAGATCCCCGCCCGCTTCCAGCAGGACGCCGCCCGGCGCCTGAAGCAGGACCTGGAGCGCGCGCTGACCGAGGCCCGTCTCGGCTTCGCGACCGTCACCACCGAGGTCACGCCCCGGCGGCTCGCGGCCTTCGTCGAGGGGCTCGCCGCGCGTCAGCCGGACATCGCGGAAGAGCGCCGCGGCCCGCGCGAGGGCGCGCCGCACGAGGCGCTGGAAGGCTTTGCGCGCGCGGCCGGGGTCGCGGTCGGCGATCTCGTCGTCAAGGAGACGCCGAAGGGCCGCTTCCATTTCGCCACCGTGCGCGAGGAGGGCCGCCCGGCCGCCGAGGTGCTGGCCGAGCTGCTGCCGGCGCTCATCCGCGACTTCGCCTGGCCGAAGGCGATGCGCTGGGGGGACGGGTCGCTTCGCTGGGTCCGGCCCATCCGCGGCATTCTTGCGGTCCTCGACGGCCGGCCCGTCTCCTTTGCGCTCGACGGGGTCGCCGCCGGCAACACCACCACCGGCCACCGCTTTCATGCGCCCGCGCCGATCGCGGTGACCTCCGCCGCCCAGTACCGCAAGGCGCTGGCGGATGCCCATGTCCGGCTGTCGTTCGCCGACAGGATCGAGGCGATCGCCGACGGTGCGCGGCGTCTGTGCGCCGAGGCGGGGCTGCAGCTCGTGGAAGATGACGGGCTGCTCGCCGAGAACGCGGGGCTCGCCGAGTGGCCGGTGGCGATGCCGGGCCGCTTCGATGAGGCCTTCCTGCGGCTGCCCGAGGAGGTGCTGGTCACCGCCATGGCCCGTCACCAGAAGGTGTTCGCCACGCGCGATCCCGGCAGCGGCCGGCTGGCGCCGGCCTTCGTCTTCGTCGCGGACCGGGATCCCGCACGCGCCGATGCCGCCGCCATCACCCGCGGCAACGAGCGCGTGCTCGCGGCGCGCCTTGCGGATGCGCGCTTCTTCTGGGAGCAGGATCTGAAGACGCCGCTCGAAGACCGGCTGCCGCAGCTCGCCGAGATCGTCTTCCACGAGCGGCTCGGCAGCCTGCTCGAGCGGGTGAAGCGGATCGAGGCGCTGGCCGCCGGCATCGCGCAGGAGTATCTGCCGGGTACGGATGTGGCGCTCGTGCGCCGGGCCGCGCGGCTCGCCAAATGCGATCTCGTGACCGGCATGGTCGGCGAATTCCCCGAGCTGCAGGGTGTCATGGGCCGCTACTATGCGCTGGCCCAGGGCGAGCCCGAGGCGGTGGCGGACGCGATCGCCGAGCATTACGCGCCGAAGGGCCCGGCGGACCGCTGCCCGTCTGCACCGGTCTCGGTGGCGGTCGCGCTTGCGGAGAAGATCGACACGCTCGTCGGCTTCTTCGGCATCGGCCTGCCGCCGACGGGCTCGAAGGACCCGTTTGCGCTGCGGCGCGCGGCGCTCGGCGTGATCCGGCTCATCGTCGAGAACGATCTGCGCCTGCCGCTCGGCGCCGTGCTGGAGAGGGCGCGCGCGCTCTACCATGTGCCGCTGCCGGCGTTCGACCAGGCCGCGCTCATCGCCTTCTTCGCCGAGCGCATCAAGGTGCAGAGCCGCGAGCGCGGCGTGCGCCACGATCTCATCGACGCGGTGTTTGCGGCGAGCGCCGATGACGATCTCGTGCGTCTGCTCCGCCGGGTGGAGGCGCTGGCGGCGCTGATCGAATCGGAGGACGGGGCGAATCTGCTCACCGGCTACCGGCGCGCCGCCAACATCCTGCGCATCGAGGAGCGGCGCGACGGCCGGATCTACCGCGAGCCCCCGGATCCTTCGCTTTTCGCGGCCGAGGAGGAGCGGGCGCTTGCGGTCGCCCTCGCGGCCGCGCGCGGGGAGGCCGGGGCGGCGCTCGCGGCGGAGGACTTCACCGGCGCGATGCGGGCGCTGGCGCGGCTGCGTCCCGTGGTGGACGCCTTCTTCGATCACGTGACGGTCAATGCCGAGGATCCGGCGCTCAGGGAGAACCGCCTCAGGCTGCTCAACGCCGTGCGCGAGGCGGTTGACGCGGTGGCGGATTTCTCGAAGATCGAAGGCGATGCGACAACGAGGCGGGAGGAACCCGCCGCGGCGGGATCCGGGTGA
- the prfB gene encoding peptide chain release factor 2 — protein sequence MPKPRTSSTGSASRSPCCGGIFDWDRALDRLAELNAEAEDPDLWNDPERARKVMRERNRLASQIEATREMEDELASLVELVEMAEAEGDEDMIAECLGQLEDLARRAKAREIESLLSGEADANDCYLEIHAGAGGTESQDWAEMLLRMYLRWAERRGYKTEIVQLSPGEEAGIKSATVLIKGENAYGWLKTESGVHRLVRISPFDASARRHTSFASVWVYPVIEDDIEIEIQDKDIRVDVYRASGAGGQHVNRTESAVRITHLPTGIVVACQNERSQHQNRAQAMKMLKARLYELELKKREEQAAAEHAAKGDIGWGHQIRSYVLQPYQLVKDLRTGVESTQPQDVLDGDIDPFLAAALAQRIQPGARARDAASASGAEA from the coding sequence GTGCCGAAGCCCAGAACCTCGTCGACAGGATCCGCGAGTCGCTCGCCCTGCTGCGGAGGTATCTTTGACTGGGATCGTGCCCTCGATCGCCTGGCCGAACTGAACGCCGAGGCGGAAGATCCCGATCTGTGGAACGATCCCGAGCGCGCCCGCAAGGTGATGCGCGAGCGCAACCGGCTTGCCTCCCAGATCGAGGCCACCCGCGAGATGGAGGACGAGCTCGCCTCCCTCGTCGAGCTCGTCGAGATGGCCGAGGCCGAAGGCGACGAGGACATGATCGCCGAGTGCCTCGGTCAGCTCGAGGATCTCGCGCGGCGCGCGAAGGCGCGGGAGATCGAAAGCCTGCTGTCCGGCGAGGCGGATGCCAACGACTGCTATCTCGAAATCCACGCGGGCGCCGGCGGCACCGAAAGCCAGGACTGGGCCGAGATGCTGCTTCGCATGTATCTGCGCTGGGCGGAGCGGCGCGGCTACAAGACCGAGATCGTGCAGCTCTCGCCCGGCGAGGAGGCGGGCATCAAGTCCGCGACGGTGCTCATCAAGGGCGAGAACGCCTATGGCTGGCTGAAGACGGAATCGGGCGTCCATCGCCTGGTGCGCATCTCGCCCTTCGATGCCAGCGCGCGCCGGCATACGAGCTTCGCGTCCGTGTGGGTCTATCCCGTGATCGAGGACGACATCGAAATCGAGATCCAGGACAAGGATATCCGGGTCGACGTCTACCGCGCCTCCGGCGCCGGCGGCCAGCACGTCAACCGCACCGAGTCGGCGGTGCGCATCACCCATCTGCCGACCGGCATCGTCGTCGCCTGCCAGAACGAGCGCTCGCAGCACCAGAACCGCGCCCAGGCGATGAAGATGCTGAAGGCCCGTCTCTACGAGCTGGAGCTGAAGAAGCGCGAGGAACAGGCGGCGGCCGAGCACGCCGCCAAGGGCGACATCGGCTGGGGCCACCAGATCCGGTCCTACGTCCTGCAGCCCTACCAGCTCGTCAAGGACCTGCGCACGGGCGTGGAGAGCACCCAGCCGCAGGACGTGCTGGACGGCGACATCGACCCGTTCCTCGCCGCCGCGCTGGCCCAGCGCATCCAGCCCGGCGCCCGCGCCCGGGATGCCGCATCCGCCTCCGGCGCCGAGGCGTAG
- the parE gene encoding DNA topoisomerase 4 subunit B yields MNDLFSAVGTGDKAYSAADIEVLEGLEPVRKRPGMYIGGTDARALHHLVAEVLDNAMDEAVAGHASRIEVELLADGRVRISDNGRGIPVDPHPKFPDKSALEVILTTLHSGGKFKAGVYRAAGGLHGVGISVVNALSAELEVEVARERRLYRQRYRRGRPLGPVEEVGAAPNRRGTVVTFAPDPEIFGENARFDPARIFRMVRSKAYLFQGVTIHWRCAGELLAGRADVPAEAALHFPGGLRDFLDSELAGRTLAGDAIFAGRAAPESGGIVEWAAAWPIGGDGFLASYCNTVPTPDGGTHEAAFRLALTRSLKFYGEMAGNRRAQQLTTDDVAGEMAAALSVFIAEPQFQGQTKERLSSPEAGRLVDSVVRDAFDHWLAEDPQRADAVLGLALDRMDERLRRRAEREIKRKTATNRHKVRLPGKLTDCTLEDPERTEIFIVEGDSAGGSAKQARDRRTQAVLPIRGKILNVASASAEKILANQEIRDIAQALGCGMGRDCDPAALRYGKVIIMTDADVDGMHIASLLMTFFFREMPALVRAGRLYLAQPPLYRLSHGATVAYARDDAHREELLATVFRGRRNVQVARFKGLGEMPPAQLKETTMDPATRTLIRVRLPDEPKDLAAVRRLVERLMGRKAEERFRFLQEHAHLLAADALDV; encoded by the coding sequence ATGAACGACCTGTTTTCGGCGGTCGGAACCGGAGACAAGGCCTATTCCGCGGCCGACATCGAGGTCCTCGAGGGCCTCGAGCCCGTGCGCAAGCGCCCCGGCATGTACATCGGCGGCACGGATGCGCGGGCGCTGCACCATCTCGTCGCCGAGGTGCTCGACAACGCGATGGACGAGGCGGTGGCGGGCCATGCGAGCCGGATCGAGGTGGAGCTGCTGGCCGACGGCCGCGTGCGGATTTCCGACAACGGCCGCGGCATACCCGTCGACCCGCACCCGAAGTTTCCCGACAAATCGGCGCTCGAGGTGATCCTGACGACGCTTCATTCGGGCGGCAAGTTCAAGGCGGGGGTCTACCGTGCGGCCGGCGGGCTCCATGGTGTCGGGATTTCCGTCGTCAACGCGCTGAGCGCGGAGCTGGAGGTCGAAGTCGCACGCGAGCGCCGGCTCTACCGTCAGCGCTACCGCCGGGGCCGGCCGCTCGGACCTGTGGAGGAGGTGGGCGCCGCGCCGAACCGCCGCGGCACCGTCGTCACCTTCGCGCCCGATCCCGAGATCTTCGGCGAGAATGCGCGCTTCGATCCCGCCCGCATCTTCCGCATGGTGCGCTCGAAGGCCTATCTGTTCCAGGGGGTCACGATCCACTGGCGCTGCGCGGGCGAGCTGCTTGCGGGGCGGGCGGATGTGCCGGCCGAGGCGGCGCTGCATTTCCCGGGCGGGCTGAGGGATTTCCTCGACAGCGAGCTCGCAGGGCGGACGCTTGCCGGCGATGCGATCTTCGCCGGCCGCGCGGCGCCGGAGAGCGGCGGGATCGTCGAATGGGCCGCGGCCTGGCCGATCGGCGGCGACGGGTTTCTCGCCAGCTACTGCAACACGGTGCCCACGCCCGACGGCGGCACGCATGAGGCGGCCTTCCGGCTTGCGCTCACCCGCTCGCTCAAATTCTACGGCGAGATGGCGGGCAACCGCCGCGCCCAGCAACTGACGACGGACGATGTCGCCGGCGAGATGGCGGCGGCGCTCTCGGTCTTCATCGCCGAGCCGCAGTTCCAGGGCCAGACGAAGGAGCGGCTGTCCTCGCCGGAGGCCGGCCGGCTGGTGGATTCCGTGGTGCGCGACGCCTTCGACCACTGGCTGGCGGAGGACCCCCAGCGCGCGGACGCGGTGCTGGGGCTGGCGCTGGATCGCATGGACGAGCGTCTGCGCCGGCGCGCCGAGCGCGAAATCAAGCGCAAGACCGCGACCAACCGCCACAAGGTGCGGCTGCCCGGCAAGCTGACCGATTGCACCCTCGAGGATCCCGAGCGCACCGAGATCTTCATCGTCGAGGGCGATTCGGCCGGCGGATCCGCCAAGCAGGCCCGCGATCGGCGCACCCAGGCCGTGCTGCCGATCCGCGGCAAGATCCTGAACGTCGCCTCCGCCTCGGCCGAGAAGATCCTCGCCAACCAGGAGATCCGCGACATCGCCCAGGCGCTCGGCTGCGGCATGGGGCGCGACTGCGATCCGGCGGCGCTGCGCTACGGCAAGGTCATCATCATGACGGATGCCGATGTCGACGGCATGCACATCGCCAGCCTGCTCATGACCTTCTTCTTCCGCGAGATGCCGGCGCTCGTGCGCGCAGGCCGGCTCTATCTCGCCCAGCCGCCGCTCTACCGCCTCTCGCATGGCGCGACCGTCGCCTATGCGCGCGACGACGCCCACAGGGAGGAGCTGCTCGCCACGGTCTTCAGGGGGCGCAGGAACGTGCAGGTGGCGCGCTTCAAGGGCCTCGGCGAGATGCCGCCCGCCCAGCTCAAGGAAACCACCATGGATCCGGCGACGCGCACGCTGATCCGGGTGCGGCTGCCGGACGAGCCGAAGGATCTGGCCGCCGTGCGCCGGCTCGTCGAGCGGCTGATGGGGCGCAAGGCCGAGGAGCGCTTCCGCTTTCTGCAGGAACACGCGCATCTGCTCGCCGCGGATGCGCTGGACGTCTAG